From the Opitutia bacterium genome, one window contains:
- a CDS encoding 4-oxalocrotonate tautomerase family protein, translating to MPYVNVQITRGATRAQKQQLVADITRSLQLHLGKKPEQTHIVIDEIDTDNWGFAGMLTTDYLAQINAAKASSRVSTKKKPRGTARLGKK from the coding sequence ATGCCTTACGTCAACGTCCAGATCACTCGCGGCGCCACACGCGCCCAGAAACAGCAGCTCGTGGCCGACATCACGCGCTCGTTGCAGCTGCATCTCGGCAAGAAGCCGGAGCAAACCCACATCGTCATCGATGAGATCGACACGGACAACTGGGGCTTCGCCGGGATGCTGACGACGGACTACCTCGCGCAGATCAACGCGGCGAAGGCCTCGTCGCGTGTCTCGACCAAGAAAAAGCCGCGCGGAACCGCGCGGCTGGGAAAGAAGTGA
- the xerD gene encoding site-specific tyrosine recombinase XerD — translation MPPAPAAFADEIDAFISTLELERGLSRNTSQSYEKDLVQAAHFLARKGVAGWRAATTDDLSAWLHWLADEKFTESSQARKLSAMRMLFRKHLVPSGARNDDPTELLSGPKFRRKLPQVLSPGEMEKLLVAPTGADAYSVRDRAMLELFYSSGLRISELCALTLQQVDLEHGFVRVFGKGSKERVVPLGEKAKDAVVAYLGSGRPRLVKPRTGSELFLSERGKAISRKTVWAIVKTHAKRAGISKHVKPHLLRHSFATHLLGGGADLRAIQEMLGHASIGTTQIYTAVESSRLLDQHAKHHPRNKLKT, via the coding sequence ATGCCGCCGGCGCCGGCCGCGTTCGCGGACGAGATCGACGCCTTCATCAGCACGCTCGAGCTTGAGCGCGGCCTCTCGCGCAACACCTCGCAATCCTACGAAAAGGACCTCGTGCAGGCCGCGCATTTCCTCGCGCGCAAGGGAGTCGCCGGCTGGCGGGCCGCGACGACTGACGATCTTTCCGCATGGTTGCACTGGCTCGCCGACGAGAAGTTCACCGAGTCGAGCCAGGCGCGCAAACTCAGCGCGATGCGCATGCTCTTCCGCAAGCACCTCGTGCCTTCCGGCGCGCGCAACGACGATCCGACCGAGCTGCTGAGCGGCCCGAAATTCCGCCGCAAACTCCCGCAGGTTCTCTCGCCCGGCGAAATGGAAAAGCTCCTCGTCGCCCCGACCGGCGCCGACGCCTACAGCGTGCGCGACCGGGCGATGCTCGAGCTGTTTTATTCGAGCGGCCTGCGCATCTCGGAGCTCTGCGCGCTCACGCTGCAGCAAGTCGACCTCGAGCACGGCTTCGTGCGCGTCTTCGGCAAGGGCAGCAAGGAGCGCGTCGTTCCGCTCGGCGAAAAGGCGAAGGACGCCGTCGTCGCCTACCTCGGCTCCGGCCGGCCGCGCCTCGTGAAACCGCGCACCGGCAGCGAACTGTTCCTCTCCGAGCGCGGGAAGGCGATCTCGCGAAAGACCGTTTGGGCAATCGTGAAGACTCACGCGAAGCGCGCCGGCATCTCGAAGCACGTGAAGCCGCACCTACTGCGCCACTCGTTCGCCACGCACCTGCTCGGCGGCGGCGCGGATTTGCGCGCGATTCAGGAAATGCTCGGCCACGCCAGCATCGGCACCACGCAAATCTACACGGCCGTCGAATCGTCGCGCCTGCTCGACCAGCACGCGAAGCATCACCCGCGCAATAAACTCAAAACCTAG
- a CDS encoding FecR domain-containing protein, whose product MKSSVLRFVFAAVFAIGLSLHAVAQTPAPAATGPSKPGAIKVGKVQGQVTRLTADSKTFELKVGDTLVETDLIQTGQGSMVVIVFANGASIKLGSNTSMQIAEFKMDPLPKAIEVATLKEEPTISRTRLKLNRGELVGDVKHLNREKGSSFEIATPVGAAGIRGTQFRIVFIPSGNGTSFTFQLQTADGHVTFYSGQAQAAGPELNVLTANEIVVTADATVDPTTGAITVTNVQVPDAPASMSTTATAAITQQVTEVIVEATKNTTITISEQQQASTTPTDTGTTGGGTGGGTTGGTTGDSGTTQSGTTDTSGTGGTGGTGGTGGTGGTGGGGSGNLGVTPGNQKLTNGAGG is encoded by the coding sequence ATGAAATCCTCGGTCCTTCGTTTTGTCTTCGCGGCGGTTTTTGCCATTGGTTTGTCGCTGCACGCCGTCGCGCAGACACCTGCGCCTGCGGCCACTGGACCGTCCAAGCCGGGTGCGATCAAGGTCGGCAAAGTGCAGGGCCAGGTGACGCGGCTCACCGCCGACTCCAAGACTTTCGAACTCAAGGTCGGCGACACGCTAGTCGAAACCGACTTAATTCAGACGGGCCAAGGTTCGATGGTCGTCATCGTGTTCGCGAACGGCGCGTCGATCAAACTCGGCAGCAACACCAGCATGCAGATCGCCGAGTTCAAAATGGACCCGTTGCCGAAAGCGATCGAGGTGGCGACGCTCAAGGAAGAACCGACGATTTCGCGCACGCGGTTGAAGTTGAATCGCGGCGAGCTCGTCGGCGACGTCAAGCACCTGAACCGCGAGAAAGGCTCCAGCTTCGAAATCGCGACGCCGGTCGGCGCGGCTGGTATTCGCGGCACCCAGTTCCGCATCGTTTTCATTCCGTCCGGCAATGGCACGTCGTTTACCTTCCAACTCCAGACGGCCGACGGTCACGTTACCTTCTACTCCGGTCAAGCGCAGGCGGCCGGGCCGGAACTGAACGTGCTCACCGCGAACGAAATCGTGGTCACAGCTGACGCTACCGTCGATCCGACCACGGGAGCGATCACGGTCACCAACGTCCAAGTGCCGGACGCGCCCGCCTCGATGTCGACGACTGCGACCGCCGCCATCACCCAGCAGGTGACCGAGGTGATCGTCGAAGCGACGAAGAACACGACCATTACGATCAGCGAGCAGCAACAGGCCTCAACAACGCCGACGGACACCGGAACCACGGGCGGCGGCACCGGTGGAGGCACGACGGGTGGAACCACCGGCGACTCCGGCACGACGCAATCGGGCACCACGGATACCAGCGGAACGGGCGGCACTGGTGGCACCGGCGGAACCGGCGGCACGGGAGGCACCGGCGGCGGTGGCAGCGGCAACCTTGGGGTCACGCCCGGCAACCAGAAGCTCACCAACGGCGCTGGCGGCTGA
- a CDS encoding O-antigen ligase family protein, whose amino-acid sequence MPKAPANAPAAEATALSRLTDAGEWLLTLGLAATLAWTTLCLGGYLAGTVLWSARATWVLAALGAVLLVLRPRPLDWRALLPAPFLLFALASVVWIAPAKWLGWHEWLLWVQMWLWFALALHFARSRAQTWTLAGTVLALALVGVAMAAYQRFVDPKWMMLGRTQAEQFAGRSAGMFGIPNSLACLLEFALPFGLVYLGSRSVSWTAKIACAWLAAVLVFGLVLTGSRGGWIGAATALALWPVLTSRNARRGALGAVVVLAAIGVGLVALYFSSDYARGRIDPFLRGEFESSRPLIWRVGLQLWHRAPWLGTGAASYNVLFDQHRPRGFVHEPDWTHNDYLNTLSDYGLIGFALWAGAGLAIGWLGWSKVQEARRAAAPGATFTDGWRWRLACWLGLVAFAVHLFVDFHTKIPALAYLAALTAAFLLRTEPSAARTPSRRAALALAMSLVAALAFSAVKADRPYRAEALRFDARWQIDHVALGTVAIHDAVPFALLNLQEAVKLDPENGRAWADLSYAQALSRHVTGGNAIAVGRRAAESAARAVALCPTFAESWVRQGVALELQGRNAEAETSFDRAVALAPNVAMWHLYRGAHLSVVPGRKAEALAALETCLSLDPTLAQAKSLRARLSAGR is encoded by the coding sequence ATGCCGAAAGCCCCCGCCAACGCGCCTGCCGCCGAAGCCACGGCGTTGTCGCGCCTCACCGACGCCGGCGAGTGGCTGCTCACGCTCGGCCTCGCCGCGACGCTCGCGTGGACCACGTTGTGCCTCGGCGGATACCTCGCTGGGACCGTGCTCTGGTCGGCGCGCGCGACCTGGGTGCTCGCGGCACTCGGTGCGGTGCTGCTCGTGCTCCGGCCCCGGCCGCTCGACTGGCGCGCTTTGCTGCCGGCGCCGTTCCTGCTGTTCGCGCTGGCGAGCGTCGTGTGGATTGCTCCGGCGAAGTGGCTGGGGTGGCACGAATGGCTGCTTTGGGTCCAAATGTGGCTTTGGTTCGCGCTGGCGCTGCACTTCGCGCGGTCGCGCGCGCAGACCTGGACGCTGGCCGGCACCGTGCTGGCGCTCGCGTTGGTCGGTGTCGCGATGGCGGCGTATCAGCGTTTCGTCGATCCGAAGTGGATGATGCTCGGCCGCACGCAGGCGGAGCAATTCGCCGGGCGATCCGCGGGCATGTTCGGCATCCCGAACAGCCTGGCGTGCCTGCTCGAATTCGCGCTGCCGTTCGGTCTGGTTTATCTCGGATCGCGGTCGGTCTCGTGGACGGCGAAAATCGCCTGCGCGTGGCTGGCTGCCGTGTTGGTTTTTGGTCTCGTGCTCACGGGCAGTCGCGGCGGCTGGATCGGTGCGGCGACGGCGCTCGCCTTGTGGCCCGTGCTCACGAGTCGGAACGCGCGACGCGGTGCGCTCGGCGCGGTGGTGGTGCTGGCCGCGATCGGGGTGGGTTTGGTGGCGCTCTATTTTTCCAGCGACTATGCGCGCGGGCGCATCGATCCGTTTCTGCGCGGCGAATTCGAGTCGAGCCGGCCGCTGATCTGGCGCGTCGGTCTTCAGCTGTGGCACCGGGCGCCGTGGCTCGGCACGGGCGCGGCGTCCTACAACGTGTTGTTCGACCAGCATCGCCCGCGCGGCTTCGTCCACGAGCCCGATTGGACGCACAACGATTACCTGAACACGCTGAGCGATTACGGCCTGATCGGTTTCGCGCTCTGGGCCGGCGCGGGTCTGGCGATCGGTTGGCTGGGGTGGAGTAAAGTGCAGGAAGCGCGCCGCGCGGCCGCGCCCGGGGCGACGTTCACCGATGGCTGGCGTTGGCGGCTCGCGTGCTGGCTGGGGCTCGTCGCCTTCGCGGTGCATCTGTTCGTCGATTTCCATACGAAGATCCCGGCGCTGGCCTATCTCGCGGCGCTGACGGCGGCCTTTTTGCTGCGGACGGAACCGTCGGCCGCACGCACGCCCTCGCGCCGCGCCGCGCTCGCACTGGCGATGTCGTTGGTCGCGGCGCTGGCGTTTTCCGCCGTGAAGGCCGATCGCCCTTACCGCGCGGAGGCGTTGCGCTTCGACGCGCGCTGGCAGATCGATCACGTCGCGTTGGGCACGGTCGCGATCCATGACGCCGTGCCGTTCGCGCTGCTGAATCTTCAAGAAGCCGTAAAACTCGATCCGGAAAACGGACGGGCGTGGGCCGACCTGTCCTATGCGCAGGCGTTGTCGCGCCACGTGACAGGCGGCAACGCCATCGCGGTCGGACGTCGCGCGGCGGAGTCGGCGGCGCGCGCGGTGGCGCTGTGCCCGACCTTCGCGGAATCGTGGGTCCGCCAAGGTGTAGCGCTCGAACTGCAGGGCCGGAACGCAGAGGCCGAAACTTCCTTCGATCGCGCCGTGGCCCTCGCTCCGAACGTCGCGATGTGGCACCTTTATCGCGGGGCGCACCTCAGCGTCGTTCCGGGCCGAAAGGCGGAGGCGCTCGCGGCGCTCGAAACCTGTTTATCACTTGACCCGACTTTGGCGCAGGCGAAATCTCTGCGCGCCCGCCTGAGCGCGGGACGTTGA
- a CDS encoding adenylate/guanylate cyclase domain-containing protein — MAHTKAKLDWRMAFLLPIPVLWALVGHLGYLRVAEDLTLSWRYRFRGERPAPVNIVYVDIDSRSISDLKNFPWPRSYFSQVGEALINEGRAKAVGVDVVFSENGMSVAYDPEFWRQANIEFYNYVVTDPPIVFAASYSAATFREATGKIEKRELPLIRNGLPALDKIPTPEILEFERRPKVLWSPPRLGLIDTLNGGTQWVPLFVPTSTNGVHRFDHMALALALTYWGVPGDVVKITRDAIEVPPGQDRAAARIPLTDEQMVEVNWFSPWLSEHNPRVSFSVVLGQVLNLREGTEEEKASARAFFAEFRDAIVLIGPVDQLLQDLATTPFDDQPVPKVGVHGNLLKTIISGEYLHRLPDWALYVITVALAVVVTALAVLGGARGLWSKAAALILLLGYGALAFVLFKTSHVVLPFAAPLSGAFMMAFAGIGWQLIVEEKQKGRIKGMFSAYLAPTVVNSLIDSGKEPELGGHEETITAYFSDIQAFSTFSEKMTPARLVELMNEYLTACTDIVQEEGGTLDKYIGDAVVAMFGAPLPLPDHAYRACVASVRVQKKIEELRQKWRSEGDKWPPVVHNLRARLGLNSGPAIIGNMGSRTRFSYTMMGDNVNLAARMESGAKLMGVYTMVTDTTRAECEKHGGERIVFRFLDKIVVKGRSLPVGVHEIVGFKEDLGASTFECLALHAKAVERYHAQDWAGAIALFEQAAKLELHQPDKALAIESNPSLIMIERCRYMEAHPPGADWDGVFVMKEKG, encoded by the coding sequence GTGGCTCACACGAAGGCGAAACTCGATTGGCGCATGGCGTTCTTGCTGCCGATCCCGGTGCTTTGGGCGTTGGTGGGACACCTCGGCTACCTGCGCGTCGCGGAAGACCTGACGCTCAGCTGGCGCTATCGATTCCGCGGCGAGCGACCGGCGCCGGTGAACATCGTCTACGTCGACATCGACTCGCGTTCGATCAGCGACCTGAAGAACTTCCCGTGGCCGCGCTCCTATTTTTCCCAAGTCGGCGAAGCGCTGATCAACGAGGGCCGCGCCAAGGCGGTGGGCGTCGACGTGGTGTTCTCCGAGAACGGCATGTCGGTCGCCTACGACCCCGAATTTTGGCGGCAGGCCAACATCGAGTTCTACAACTACGTGGTGACCGATCCGCCGATCGTTTTTGCCGCATCGTATTCGGCGGCGACGTTTCGCGAGGCGACGGGCAAGATCGAGAAGCGGGAACTGCCGTTGATCCGCAACGGGCTGCCGGCGCTCGACAAGATTCCGACGCCCGAGATCCTCGAATTCGAGCGCCGGCCCAAAGTTCTCTGGAGTCCGCCGCGTCTCGGCCTGATCGACACGCTCAACGGCGGCACGCAGTGGGTGCCGCTCTTCGTGCCGACGTCCACGAACGGGGTGCATCGCTTCGACCACATGGCGCTCGCGCTGGCGCTGACCTATTGGGGCGTGCCGGGCGACGTCGTCAAAATCACGCGCGACGCGATCGAAGTGCCGCCCGGTCAGGACCGCGCGGCCGCGCGGATTCCTCTCACCGACGAACAGATGGTCGAGGTGAACTGGTTTTCGCCCTGGCTCTCGGAGCACAACCCGCGCGTGAGCTTCTCGGTGGTGCTTGGCCAAGTGCTGAATCTCCGCGAGGGCACGGAAGAGGAGAAGGCGAGCGCACGAGCATTCTTCGCCGAGTTCCGCGACGCGATCGTGCTGATCGGCCCGGTGGACCAGTTGCTGCAAGACCTGGCAACGACGCCGTTCGATGACCAACCGGTGCCGAAGGTCGGCGTGCACGGCAATCTGCTGAAGACGATCATCAGCGGCGAATACCTGCACCGCCTGCCCGATTGGGCGCTCTACGTGATCACGGTGGCACTGGCGGTCGTGGTGACGGCGCTGGCGGTATTGGGCGGTGCGCGCGGGCTGTGGTCGAAGGCGGCGGCGTTGATCCTGTTGCTCGGCTACGGCGCGCTGGCCTTCGTGTTGTTCAAGACTTCGCACGTTGTGTTGCCGTTTGCGGCGCCGCTGAGCGGGGCGTTCATGATGGCCTTCGCCGGCATCGGCTGGCAGCTGATCGTCGAGGAGAAACAGAAGGGTCGCATCAAAGGCATGTTCTCCGCCTACCTCGCGCCCACGGTCGTCAACAGCCTGATCGATTCCGGCAAGGAACCGGAACTCGGCGGACACGAGGAGACGATCACGGCGTATTTCTCGGACATCCAGGCGTTCTCGACCTTCTCCGAGAAGATGACGCCCGCGCGTCTCGTCGAGTTGATGAACGAGTATCTCACCGCCTGCACCGACATCGTGCAGGAGGAGGGCGGCACGCTCGACAAGTATATCGGCGACGCCGTCGTCGCGATGTTCGGCGCGCCACTGCCGCTGCCCGATCATGCCTACCGCGCGTGTGTCGCGAGCGTCCGCGTCCAGAAGAAGATCGAGGAGCTTCGCCAGAAATGGCGCAGCGAGGGCGACAAGTGGCCGCCGGTTGTGCACAACCTCCGCGCGCGCCTCGGCCTCAACTCCGGTCCCGCGATCATCGGCAACATGGGCAGCCGCACGCGGTTCAGTTACACCATGATGGGCGACAACGTGAACCTCGCCGCGCGCATGGAGTCCGGTGCGAAACTCATGGGCGTCTACACGATGGTCACCGACACGACGCGCGCCGAGTGCGAGAAGCACGGCGGCGAGCGCATCGTCTTCCGCTTCCTCGACAAGATCGTGGTCAAAGGGCGTTCGCTGCCCGTCGGCGTGCACGAAATCGTCGGGTTCAAGGAAGACCTCGGCGCGTCGACGTTCGAGTGCCTCGCGCTGCACGCGAAGGCCGTCGAGCGTTACCACGCGCAGGATTGGGCGGGTGCCATCGCGCTCTTCGAACAGGCCGCGAAACTCGAGCTGCATCAGCCGGACAAGGCGCTCGCAATCGAGAGCAATCCGTCGCTGATCATGATCGAGCGCTGCCGCTACATGGAGGCGCACCCGCCCGGCGCGGATTGGGACGGCGTGTTCGTGATGAAGGAAAAGGGCTGA
- the infA gene encoding translation initiation factor IF-1: MSDGKSIEVEGKVVAVLPGTMFRVQLTNGHVVLAHISGKLRKHFIKIAAGDTVKMEMSPYDLEKARITYRVRETNPLPPRPGGFRRR, encoded by the coding sequence ATGTCTGACGGCAAATCGATCGAAGTCGAAGGCAAGGTAGTTGCCGTCCTGCCGGGCACGATGTTCCGGGTCCAATTGACCAACGGTCACGTGGTGCTGGCGCACATCTCCGGTAAGCTCCGGAAACACTTCATCAAGATCGCCGCCGGCGACACGGTGAAGATGGAGATGAGCCCCTACGATCTAGAGAAGGCGCGCATCACCTACCGCGTGCGCGAGACGAATCCGCTGCCGCCGCGTCCGGGCGGGTTCCGCCGCCGCTGA
- a CDS encoding superoxide dismutase [Mn] (SodA; manganese binding; only present under aerobic conditions; destroys free radicals) — protein sequence MAYELPKLPYAYNALEPHIDARTMEIHHSKHHNAYVTNANNALKDHPTLAALDVNALIADLSKVPEAIRGVIRNNAGGHSNHAFFWTIMGPGKGGAPKGALADAINATWGSFDTFKAEFAKAAAGRFGSGWAWLVVGADKKLSIGSTANQDSPLMGKAVAGIEGTPVIGLDVWEHAYYLNYQNRRPDYVTAFWNVVDWDAAAKNFGA from the coding sequence ATGGCATACGAACTCCCGAAACTGCCCTACGCCTACAACGCCCTCGAGCCGCACATCGACGCGCGCACGATGGAGATTCACCACTCGAAGCACCACAACGCTTACGTGACCAACGCGAACAACGCGTTGAAGGACCACCCGACCCTCGCCGCGCTCGACGTCAACGCGCTCATCGCCGACCTCTCGAAGGTTCCGGAAGCCATCCGCGGCGTCATCCGCAACAACGCCGGCGGTCATAGCAACCACGCGTTCTTCTGGACGATCATGGGCCCGGGCAAAGGCGGCGCTCCGAAAGGCGCGCTGGCCGATGCGATCAACGCCACCTGGGGCTCGTTCGACACCTTCAAGGCCGAGTTCGCCAAGGCCGCCGCCGGCCGCTTCGGCTCCGGCTGGGCTTGGCTCGTCGTCGGCGCCGACAAGAAGCTCTCCATCGGCTCGACCGCCAACCAAGACAGCCCGCTCATGGGCAAGGCCGTCGCCGGCATCGAAGGCACGCCCGTCATCGGCCTCGATGTCTGGGAGCACGCCTACTACCTCAACTACCAGAATCGCCGCCCGGACTACGTCACGGCCTTCTGGAATGTCGTGGATTGGGACGCCGCCGCGAAGAACTTCGGCGCCTGA
- a CDS encoding nucleoside deaminase yields MADPFSEQRPALPCPFDKVHPSQLVRDDAFFMWLAYNQAIDAWRADEVPIGAVIELGGEVIAAAHNQRDSTRDPTAHAEIIAMGQAARAIGDWRLNDATLYVTKEPCPMCSGATLMSRVKRVVYAVADPKMGCLGGATDLNALPQVNHHLTITRGVLEEPCLKLIQAYFQLKRREA; encoded by the coding sequence ATGGCCGACCCATTTTCCGAGCAACGTCCCGCGCTCCCCTGCCCGTTCGACAAAGTCCACCCGTCGCAACTGGTGCGCGACGACGCGTTCTTCATGTGGCTGGCCTACAATCAAGCCATCGATGCCTGGCGCGCGGACGAGGTGCCGATCGGAGCCGTGATCGAACTCGGCGGAGAGGTCATTGCCGCGGCCCACAACCAGCGCGACAGCACGCGCGACCCGACCGCGCACGCCGAGATCATCGCCATGGGACAGGCCGCGCGCGCGATCGGAGATTGGCGGCTGAACGACGCCACACTCTACGTCACCAAGGAACCGTGCCCGATGTGCTCGGGCGCTACGCTGATGTCGCGCGTGAAGCGGGTCGTCTACGCCGTCGCCGACCCCAAGATGGGCTGCCTCGGCGGTGCGACCGACCTCAACGCGCTGCCGCAGGTTAATCACCACCTCACGATCACGCGCGGTGTGCTTGAGGAACCGTGCCTGAAATTGATCCAAGCGTATTTCCAGCTGAAGCGCCGCGAGGCTTGA
- a CDS encoding glutamine synthetase III produces the protein MSVSPSRLAAISAANNYRTTKTVAFNESHSAGLFGKNVFNDKIMQQRLPKAAYKSLKKTIDTGATLEAGVLDIVATAIKDWALEHHATHYAHVFQPLTGITAEKHDSFLEPDGRGGAIAEFSGKQLAQGEPDASSFPSGGIRATFEARGYTAWDVTSPCYLVENANGVTLCIPTAFVSWTGEALDLKTPVLRSMKALDVQARRILKLFGHQNIAMVTATAGPEQEYFLIDRNFYLSRPDLLTAGRTLFGARPPKGQEFEDQYFGVIPDRVLACMHECEAELYKLGVPVKTRHNEVAPSQYEIAPIYENANIAADHQQQVMITLKRVARKYGLECLLHEKPFAGVNGSGKHLNWSLGNGTQGNLLEPGSTPHANMQFLVFCAAVVRAVHRHGALLRAMVASASNDHRLGANEAPPAIISIFLGEQLADVFEQLKKGKAKSSKAAGTMHLGVDTLPLLMKDAGDRNRTSPFAFTGNKFEYRAVAANQSIAAPLAALNTIMAESLDYIATKLEKAPKSKKFEDAVQDVLTEIAKEHSAVIFNGNGYSEEWHKEAAKRGLPNLRTSVDAIPVLAAKSTIAAYEAYGILTKRELEARRDIAFEQYVKAVAVEANVVTEMVNTKFIPTAISYQTALAQNVAALRAAGAKADTGLLDKITGILDKLTAELAKLEEIRADHVSGLEAEAAHMCHEVLPQLLAIRKAVDALEAVCPDEAWPLPTYEEMLFIR, from the coding sequence ATGAGCGTTAGTCCCTCTCGCCTCGCGGCGATCTCTGCGGCCAATAATTACCGCACGACGAAGACCGTGGCTTTCAACGAAAGCCACTCTGCCGGCCTCTTCGGCAAGAATGTCTTCAACGACAAAATCATGCAGCAGCGCCTCCCGAAGGCCGCCTACAAGTCGCTGAAGAAGACCATCGACACTGGCGCGACCCTCGAGGCCGGCGTGCTCGATATCGTCGCCACCGCGATCAAGGACTGGGCGCTCGAGCACCACGCCACGCACTACGCGCACGTTTTCCAGCCGCTCACCGGTATCACCGCGGAAAAGCACGATAGCTTCCTCGAGCCCGACGGCCGCGGCGGCGCCATCGCCGAGTTCTCCGGCAAACAGCTCGCGCAAGGCGAGCCCGACGCCTCGTCGTTCCCCTCCGGCGGCATCCGCGCCACTTTCGAAGCCCGCGGCTACACCGCGTGGGACGTCACCAGCCCTTGCTACCTCGTCGAGAACGCCAACGGCGTCACGCTCTGTATCCCGACCGCGTTCGTCTCGTGGACGGGTGAGGCGCTCGACCTCAAGACTCCGGTCCTTCGCTCGATGAAGGCTCTCGATGTCCAGGCGCGCCGCATCCTGAAGCTCTTCGGCCACCAGAATATCGCGATGGTCACCGCCACCGCCGGCCCCGAGCAGGAATACTTCCTGATCGACCGCAACTTCTACCTCAGCCGTCCCGATCTGCTCACCGCCGGTCGCACGCTGTTCGGCGCTCGTCCGCCGAAGGGCCAGGAGTTCGAAGACCAATACTTCGGCGTCATCCCGGACCGCGTCCTCGCGTGTATGCACGAGTGCGAGGCTGAACTCTACAAGCTCGGCGTGCCGGTCAAGACCCGCCACAACGAAGTCGCCCCGTCGCAATACGAGATCGCGCCCATCTACGAGAACGCGAACATCGCCGCCGACCACCAGCAGCAGGTCATGATCACGCTGAAGCGCGTCGCGCGGAAGTATGGTCTCGAGTGCCTCCTGCACGAGAAGCCCTTCGCCGGCGTCAACGGCTCCGGCAAGCACCTCAACTGGTCGCTCGGCAACGGCACGCAGGGCAACTTGCTCGAGCCCGGCAGCACGCCGCACGCGAACATGCAGTTCCTCGTGTTCTGCGCCGCCGTCGTCCGCGCCGTCCATCGCCATGGCGCCCTCCTCCGCGCGATGGTCGCCTCCGCTTCCAACGACCACCGCCTCGGCGCCAACGAGGCCCCGCCGGCCATCATCTCGATCTTCCTCGGCGAGCAGCTCGCCGACGTGTTCGAGCAGCTCAAGAAGGGCAAGGCCAAGTCCTCCAAGGCCGCCGGCACGATGCATCTCGGCGTCGACACGCTGCCGCTCCTCATGAAGGACGCTGGCGACCGCAATCGCACTTCGCCGTTCGCCTTCACCGGTAACAAATTCGAATACCGCGCCGTCGCCGCCAACCAGTCCATCGCCGCCCCGCTGGCCGCGCTGAACACCATCATGGCCGAGTCGCTCGACTACATCGCGACGAAGCTCGAGAAGGCCCCGAAGTCGAAGAAGTTCGAAGACGCCGTGCAGGACGTTCTCACCGAGATCGCCAAGGAGCACAGCGCCGTCATCTTCAACGGCAACGGCTACTCCGAAGAATGGCACAAGGAAGCTGCCAAGCGCGGTCTCCCGAACCTGCGCACCTCTGTCGACGCCATCCCGGTGCTCGCCGCGAAGTCCACGATCGCCGCCTACGAAGCCTACGGCATCCTCACGAAGCGCGAACTCGAGGCCCGCCGCGACATCGCCTTCGAGCAATACGTCAAGGCCGTCGCCGTCGAGGCGAACGTCGTCACGGAAATGGTGAACACCAAGTTCATCCCGACCGCGATCTCCTACCAGACCGCGCTCGCGCAGAATGTTGCCGCTCTCCGCGCCGCCGGCGCCAAGGCCGACACCGGCCTGCTGGACAAGATCACCGGCATCCTCGACAAGCTCACCGCCGAGCTGGCGAAGCTCGAGGAAATCCGCGCCGATCACGTCTCCGGTCTCGAAGCCGAGGCCGCCCACATGTGTCACGAAGTGCTTCCGCAGCTCCTTGCCATCCGCAAGGCCGTGGACGCGCTCGAGGCCGTGTGCCCCGACGAGGCCTGGCCGCTGCCGACCTACGAAGAGATGCTCTTCATCCGCTGA